GTCGCCGAGGCCAACCGGGCCTTCCGCGCCGCCATCGAGGCCACCGACGGGGTCGAGATCGCCCCCGCCTCGGACACCCCGGTGATGCAGGTGACCACCCCGGGGCGCGACCACAACGCGGTGGGCGCGGCCATGGACGCCCGGGGCTGGAACCTCGACCTCCAGCAGGGCGGCATGCACCTCATGCTCTCGCCGTACCACCTCGGCGTGGCCGACCGCTTCGGGGAGGACCTGGCCGCGGCGGTGGCCGACGTGCCCCTCGGCGACGTCGACACCGAGGCCGTCGGCACCTACGGCGGCATCGCCTGAGGGGTCGGGGACCGTCGTCCCCGCGTCTGACGTGCATGCGACCCACCCACGCGACGGAGCTGCGTCAGGACGGGGGCGGTCCACCCTGAGGCGCGCGCGACGCACCCACGCGACGGAGGCGCGTCAGGACGCGGACCGCTCTCGGCGGCCAGGGGGCCCTGCCGGTGTCCGTCGGGGGCGAGCGACGTGACGGCGGCGCCGGCGGTCGGGGCGGTGCTCTGCGGCGGGGCGAGCCGGCGGATGGGCCGGGACAAGGCCCTGATCGAGGTCGACGGCACCGCGCTGGCCGTGCGGGTGGCCGACGCCCTGCGGGCCGGGGGCTGTCACGAGGTGCGCGCCGTCGGGGGCGACGCCTCCGCCCTGGAGGCGCTCGGGCTGGAGGTCGTCCCCGACGCCCACCCGGGGGAGGGCCCGCTGGGAGGCCTGGCCACGGCGCTGGCCGCGGCCCCGCCCGGGGCGGTCCTGGCCCTGGCGCCCTGCGACCTGGTCGCCCCCGACCCTGCGGCGACGGCGCAGCTGCTGGGCGCCCTGGCCGCTGCTCCCCCCGAGGTCGACGCCGTCGTGCCGGTGGTCGACGGGCGCGACGAGTGGACGCTCTCGGCCTGGCGGGTGGACCCGGCCCGGGCCGCAGCGGTCGCCGCCCTGCTGGCCGACGGCCGTCGCCGGCTCGCCGCCGTCGCCGAGGTGGCGCAGGTCGTCCGGGTCCACGACGTCGAGCGGGGGGCGGTGGCCGACGCCGATCGGCCCGAGGACCTCCCTGCGGGCACCGACCGCTGAGCGGCCCGGGCCCGGCCCGCCGGGTCGGCCCGCCCGCCCGGCCTCCGGGGTCCATGCGGCCGCCGGAGGTCTGCCCGCCCACCCGGGGCAGGCGGGACGAGCGGCCCGGCGCGCCGCCGGCGAGGGGAGCCACCCGCCCCGGCGGTGGGGTCTGTCCCGTCGACGGCCGTGGCCGTCCCCGCCCGCCCCGAGCACCCCGCCGACCCGGGCCCGGACAGCCAGTCCCGACCCGAGGTCGACCACGCACGGCAGCGGTGGGGGGCGGGGCGGCGACGGAGGGTGCCGGTCCCCCGGGGGACAGCCGGTAGCATCGACTCGTCCCCGACAGAGAGGTGCCCCGTGGACGTCCCCGAGGTCGACATCGCCACCTTCGCCGAGCGCCAGGCCGAGGGCGCACCCGTCGTCGACGTGCGGGAGCCCGACGAGTACGAGGGCGGCCACGTCCCCGGTGCCACCCTGATCCCGCTGGGCGAGGTCGCCGACCGGGCCGACGAGGTGCCGAGCGACGGCACCGTCTACGTCATCTGCGCCCGCGGCGGCCGCAGCATGAAGGCGGCCGAGCACCTGGCCGGGCTGGGCCGCGACGTCGTCAACGTCGGCGGCGGCACCATGGCGTGGGTCGATGCCGGCCACCCCACCGTCTCCGGTCCCGATCCCCGCTGAGCAGGTCGAGGGGGATGCGGAGGGGGCGCGGCCAGGCCGACGGCGAGCGCGGGGCCGACGTCCCCGACGTGGCGGCCGACGACGTCGCCGACGTCGACGCCCTGGCCGAGGTGGTCGAGAGCCTCACCGAGGCCGACCGCTACGCGGTCGACACCGAGTTCCACCGGGAGAAGACCTACTGGCCCAAGGTGGCCCTGGTGCAGGTCGCCTGGGGCGACCGCACCGTGCTCATCGACCCCCTGGCGGTCGACCTGGCCCCCCTGGCCGAGGTCTTCGCCGGCTCCGGGCTGGCGGTGATGCACGCCGCCAGCCAGGACATCGAGGTCTTCGAGCGCTCGGTCGGCTCGGTGCCGTCGCGCCTGTTCGACACCCAGATCGCGGCCGGGTTCCTGGGCTACGGCACCCCGTCGCTGAGCGCCTTGGTGGAGGGGGAGCTGGGCTTCCGCCTGCCCAAGGGCGACCGCCTCACCGATTGGATGCGCCGGCCCCTCGACCCCCGCCAGCGGGCCTACGCGGCGTCCGACGTGGCCCACCTGCTCGAGGTCCACGACCGCCTGTCCGCGCGCATCGAGGCCGACGGCCGCACCGACTGGGTGGCGGCCGAGAACGAGGCCCAGCGCACGTGGCGCCCGGTGCGCGAGCCCGAGCTGGCCTACACCCGCATCAAGGAGGCCCGGCAGCTGCGGGGCACCGCGCTCGGCATCGCCCGGGCGGTGGCGGCCTGGCGGGAGCGGCGGGCGGCCGAGATCGACGTGCCCCCGCGGCACGTCATGGCCGACCTGGCGGTGGTCACGGTGGCGAACCGGGCGCCGACGGCCGTCGACGACCTGAAGGGGGTGCGGGGCCTCGACGACCGCCTCCGCCGGGGGCGCCTCGCCGAGGAGATCGTCGCCGCCGTGGCCGAGGGCAGGGACGAGGGCCCGCCCCCGCGCTCCGCCCGACCCGACCAGCAGCTCGATCGGCGCCTGCGCCCGGCGGTGGCGCTCGTGTCCGCCTGGGTGGCCCAGCTGGCCCGCTCCCACCGGATCGACACCGCCCTGCTCGCCACCCGGTCCGACATCGAGGAGCTGCTCACCGCGGAGACGGGCCGCCTCACCGTCGGCTGGCGGGCGGACCTGGTCGGCGGCCCCGTCCGCGACCTGGTCGAGGGCCGGGCCGCGCTGGCCTTCGAGGGCGACAGCCTGGTGCTGGAGCCCCGCGCCGGCACCTGAGCGGAGCCCGCCGGGGCAGGCTCGGGGCTCAGGCCGGGCGCAGGACCAGGGCCCGGTCGGGCCCGACGACGCCGTCGAAGGCGGTGCCCTCGCCCACGCCGTCGGAGGCGACCTCGACCACCAGGTCGCCGTCGAGGGCCAGGGGGTCCTCGGCGCCGGCGAAGCCGACCACCACCACCCGGCGGTCGCCGTCGGCGGTGCGCTCCCACGCCAGGGTGCCCTCGGGGGCGACCAGCACCCGCTGGTCGCCGTGGGTGAGCGCCGGCGAGCCCCGGCGGGCGGCCAGGACGCGCCGGTAGAGGTGCAGGATCGACGAGGGGTCGTCGCGCTGGCTGGCGGCGTCGCCGCCGGTGCCGGCCTCCGGGGGCCAGGGCAGCCAGGCGTCCTCGGTGCCCCAGCCGTGGTCGGGCGTCGCGGTCCAGGGCACGGGCGCGCGACATCCGTCGCGCCCGCCGGGGTCGACCACCCGGTCGGCGGGGATCGGGGCGTCGGAGAGGCCCAGCTCCTCGCCCGCGTAGAGGAAGGGCGTGCCCCGCAGGCCGAGGAGGAGCACGGCGGCGGCGCGGGCCCGGTCCTCGGAGCCGTAGCGGGTGCGGTGGCGGCGGTTGTCGTGGTTGGAGAGGACCCAGGTGGGCCAGCCCACGGGCTCGATGAGCTCCTCCACCTCGTCGACCCGCTCCCGCCAGGCCCCGGCGTCCCACGGCGCGTAGAGCGGCGGGAAGTTGAACGACAGGTGCAGCCCCCGGCCGCCGTCGTAGTACTGGGCCACGAGGGAGGTGTCGAGGAGGTAGACCTCGCCCACCATCATCCGGTCGCCGGGGTAGGAGTCGAGCAGGTCGCGCAGCCGCCGCACCCGGGGGAGGGTCACCTCGGGCACGTGGTTGAGGCCCGAGTGGGGGATGGGGATGAGCTCGTCGGCGTCGTCGGGGAGGGCGGGGTCCTTGCCGATGGCGTGGAGGACGTCGGCCCGGATGCCGTCGACGCCCCGGTCGAGCCAGAAGCGCAGCACGTCGTGCATGGCCGCCTCCAGGTCGGGGTGGTCCCAGCTCACGTCGGGCTGCGACGGCAGGAACAGGTGCAGGTACCACTGGCCGGTGGCCTCGTCGAAGGTCCACGCCGGCTCGGGGCCGGTGAAGGCCGCGACCCAGTTGTTGGGTGGGGCGCCGTCGGGCGTCGGGTCGCGCCAGACGTACCAGTCGCGGTGGGGGTCGTCCCGGCTCGACCGGGCCGCCTCGAACCAGGGGTGGCGGTCCGAGGTGTGGTTGGGCACCCAGTCGACCACGACGCGGATGCCGCGGGCGTGGCAGTCGGCGACGAGGCGGTCGAAGTCCTCCAGGGTGCCGAAGGTGGGGTCGACGTCGCAGTGGTCGCTGATGTCGTAGCCGAAGTCGTCCATCGGGGAGCGGTAGAACGGCGACAGCCAGATGGCGTCGACGCCCAGCCACTCGAGGTGGTCGAGGTGCTGGCGGATGCCCTCCAGGTCGCCGGTGCCCGAGGCGTCCGACGAGGCGAAGGAGCGCGGGTAGATCTGGTAGATCACCGCGCCCTGCCACCAGGGCCGGGAGGTGGGGGAGGGGTCCGGGGTCACGGGACGGACCCTACCGAGCCCCGGGAGGGCTCACCTCGACCCCTCTCGATGTGCGTGCGTGCCTCTCGGCGCCTCCACCCGGGAGATGCGGCGCGACGGGCCCAGGCCAGTAGGGTGGGCCCCTGGATCAACCGCACGCTGACGCTGGAGAGGGCCCGTGAAGAAGGGTCGGCACCGCCGCTTTGAAGAGGCTCGGGCGCTGAAGCGCACCACCGAGCCTTCGCCCGACGAGCTCGCCGAGAGGGCCGGTGAGCGGTCCTGCCCGGAGTGCGGCGCGGACCCCGGCCACGACCACGCCAGCTGGTGCCTCGTCCCCGAGATCGCCGGGGCCGACGCCGAGGAGCCCTGGGGCTAGTCGCTCCGGCGCCCGCGGCGCCCGCCCCCACCCCCCACCACGCGCCACCCCGGACGGGGCCCGCGCCCCGACCCCGAAGCACCGAGGCCCTGTGACGCCCGCCCCCACCCTCCGCAACGTGGCCCTCGTGGCCCACGTCGACCACGGCAAGACCACCCTGGTCGACGCCCTGCTCCGCACCACCGGTGTGTTCCGCGCCCACCAGGACCTCGTCGACCGGGTCATGGACTCCAACGACCAGGAGCGGGAGCGGGGCATCACCATCCTGGCCAAGGCCGCCGCCGTGCGCTGGGGCGACGTCAAGATCAACCTGGTCGACACGCCCGGCCACGCCGACTTCGGCGGCGAGGTGGAGCGGGCCCTGGCCCTGGTCGACGGCATCGTCCTGCTGGTCGACGCGGCCGAGGGCCCCCTGCCCCAGACCCGCTACGTGCTGTCCAAGGCCCTGGCCCTGCGGCTGCCCACCGTCCTCGTCATCAACAAGGTCGACCGCCAGGACGCCCGGGCCGAGGAGGTCCTCTCCGAGGTCGAGGAGCTGTTCCTCGACCTGGCCACCGACGCCGACGACATCGACTTCCCGATCATCTCCGCGGTGGCCCGCGAGGGGCGGGCGATGGAGGGCATCGGCATGCCCGACCCCGACGCCGACCTGACGC
Above is a window of Iamia majanohamensis DNA encoding:
- the mobA gene encoding molybdenum cofactor guanylyltransferase, with translation MLCGGASRRMGRDKALIEVDGTALAVRVADALRAGGCHEVRAVGGDASALEALGLEVVPDAHPGEGPLGGLATALAAAPPGAVLALAPCDLVAPDPAATAQLLGALAAAPPEVDAVVPVVDGRDEWTLSAWRVDPARAAAVAALLADGRRRLAAVAEVAQVVRVHDVERGAVADADRPEDLPAGTDR
- a CDS encoding rhodanese-like domain-containing protein — translated: MDVPEVDIATFAERQAEGAPVVDVREPDEYEGGHVPGATLIPLGEVADRADEVPSDGTVYVICARGGRSMKAAEHLAGLGRDVVNVGGGTMAWVDAGHPTVSGPDPR
- a CDS encoding ribonuclease D; protein product: MRRGRGQADGERGADVPDVAADDVADVDALAEVVESLTEADRYAVDTEFHREKTYWPKVALVQVAWGDRTVLIDPLAVDLAPLAEVFAGSGLAVMHAASQDIEVFERSVGSVPSRLFDTQIAAGFLGYGTPSLSALVEGELGFRLPKGDRLTDWMRRPLDPRQRAYAASDVAHLLEVHDRLSARIEADGRTDWVAAENEAQRTWRPVREPELAYTRIKEARQLRGTALGIARAVAAWRERRAAEIDVPPRHVMADLAVVTVANRAPTAVDDLKGVRGLDDRLRRGRLAEEIVAAVAEGRDEGPPPRSARPDQQLDRRLRPAVALVSAWVAQLARSHRIDTALLATRSDIEELLTAETGRLTVGWRADLVGGPVRDLVEGRAALAFEGDSLVLEPRAGT
- a CDS encoding alpha-amylase family glycosyl hydrolase, with the translated sequence MTPDPSPTSRPWWQGAVIYQIYPRSFASSDASGTGDLEGIRQHLDHLEWLGVDAIWLSPFYRSPMDDFGYDISDHCDVDPTFGTLEDFDRLVADCHARGIRVVVDWVPNHTSDRHPWFEAARSSRDDPHRDWYVWRDPTPDGAPPNNWVAAFTGPEPAWTFDEATGQWYLHLFLPSQPDVSWDHPDLEAAMHDVLRFWLDRGVDGIRADVLHAIGKDPALPDDADELIPIPHSGLNHVPEVTLPRVRRLRDLLDSYPGDRMMVGEVYLLDTSLVAQYYDGGRGLHLSFNFPPLYAPWDAGAWRERVDEVEELIEPVGWPTWVLSNHDNRRHRTRYGSEDRARAAAVLLLGLRGTPFLYAGEELGLSDAPIPADRVVDPGGRDGCRAPVPWTATPDHGWGTEDAWLPWPPEAGTGGDAASQRDDPSSILHLYRRVLAARRGSPALTHGDQRVLVAPEGTLAWERTADGDRRVVVVGFAGAEDPLALDGDLVVEVASDGVGEGTAFDGVVGPDRALVLRPA